A region of the Hypomesus transpacificus isolate Combined female unplaced genomic scaffold, fHypTra1 scaffold_160, whole genome shotgun sequence genome:
GTGGAGTTCCTCTCGCTGATCACGCTGTTCCTGCAGGGAGGAGCCGCTTTGCTGGGGTTCGGTTTCTGACACTTCAGCACACAGGTGACCAATATGGTGATCAGTAACAGAAACGACACCGAGCCCAGTCCGATCACCAGGTAcaggttgaggtcagagaagaTGTCATATTCTAGAGGCACTTCAGTCATGTCAGAGTAGGCTTTAACAGCAGTCTCCACAGTTGAGAACTTAATGGTGACTGTAGCAGAGAGCGCAGGCTCTCCGTTGTCCTTGGCGATGACAACCAGCCGTTGGTGACGTGGGTCTCTGTAACTGAATATTCTCATAGTCCGGATCTCTCCGTTGTATTGGTCCAGGCTGAACAATGTGGAGTCAGTCACCTGGAGAAACTGGTATGTTATCCGAGAGTTCTGTACCGAGTCAGTGTCTATAGCTATCACCTTGGAAACCAGGGATCCTTTATCGGTGGATCTGGGGATCTTTTCCTCGACTACCGAGCCGTGCGCACGCCATGGAGAGACGATGACTGGTGTGTTGTCATTCTGGTCCATAATAACGATGTGAACAGTCACATTACTGCTGAGTGGAGGGACACCGGAGTCTCTGGCCTCAATGTGGAAAATAAACTCCTTTTCTATTTCATAGTCAAACGTCTTTAGTGCATAAAGATTACCGTTCTCTGGATTGATGGAGAACAGCATGGACATGGAGGTGTTCACTATCTCCTTTTCTATGATGAAATAAACTAGATACTGGTTTTCATGGAGGTCAGGATCAAACGCAGTGAGGGAACTTAACAAGGCCCCAGGTGCGTTATTCTCAGTAACAGGTATAGTGTAGAACGACTGAGGGAACTGTGGAACATTGTCGTTAACGTCTAGTAGTTCTAAAGTCATAGTTTCATTGTCAGATAACGGAGGGGATCCCCTGTCTGTAACGGTGAATGTGATGTCATATTCTggcactttctctctgtctaaagGTTCTGAAACTACCAACTCATAATAATTATCAGAAGATTCTCTTAGCACAAAGGGTAAATTATGTTGAATATTTAAATCCACTTCTCCATTTTTACCAGAGTCCTTGTCAGCAATATTAACCACAGCTATCACTGTATTTACAGCTACATTCTCCTTGATTGGACTCTGGAATGATTTAATTGATATTTCAGGGTGATTATCATTCATATCTGTGACTTGAATTCTGAGCTTGCATTGTCCAGATAATGGACTAGCTCCTTTATCCATAGCTATTACCTCCATATCATATATTTTGAAATCCTCAAAGTTAATCATTTCCTTCACCGTTATTTCTCCAGTATTTGGATTTAAACCGAATGTGTTTTGTGATTTCTCAGGTGTATACAAACTATATGAGTATACAATATCTGAATTAGACCCCTCATCTAAGTCAATCGCATTCAGTTTAACCACAATGCTTCCAATAGGGGAGTTTTCTATCACGTTCAATGTATACGTTTCCTCGTCAAACTGAGGGGCGTTGTCATTCGTATCTAGTACACGAACAATTATGCTGGCTGTACCGGAGCGCGTGGGTACTCCCCCATCAACAGCAGTGAGTATTAGATTATGAACAGCCTGCTCCTCTCTATCTAAAGCCTTTTTCAAAATCAAATCTGCGAACTTTGACCCATCCCTACCGGTTTGCACTTCAATTTTGAAGTGATCGCTTTCGCTAAGATAGTATGTCTTAACTGAATTTGTACCAACATCGGGGTCAACAGCATTGCTGAGAGAGAACCTCTCTCCAAAGGGTGTGGACTCTGAGATATCTAGATGTATGCCATCTCTTCGGAATTGTGGGGCGTTGtcgttgatatccaaaatttctAACTCGATGTTAAAAATCCTTAAAGGGTTTTCAATGATCACCTCCATTTTCAAATAACAGGATGTCGATGACTTTGTGTTGCAGATATACTCCCTGTCTATCTTCTCGACAATGAACAGCTCTCCAGTTTCTTTGTTCACGTCTAGATATTTTTTGTTGGCGATAATGTCAAGACGCATCTTGCGTTTGTTCAGAGTTTTGACATCCAAGCCCAGATCTCCAGCCAAATTGGCGACCACGGAGCCTACTTTCATTTCCTCGGGAATAGAATAGTGCGTTACGGCAGACCCTGTGTCCAACGTGGTCGATAAAACTAGGAAAAGCGAGACATACCTTTGCCAAGGCTGTTGGTTATACAACTCCATTGTTGCACCTGCTCCGTGTGTAAAGACGTCGTTTTTAAATGTCGTTTCGTGTAGCGTGTATGTAACgattgtatatactgtatatatactgtaggtctatatatataatattaatCCAATGGCATGTCAGTGCATGCCATAACGTCTTAGTCATATCATTCGCAAACGTTGGATTCAGCACTGCGGAGCTGTCCACTAATCATCCTCTGACTTCCTCATTATGACGCACTGTCATGGCGACCACGACCTCGCAAGCCCGTGCGTTTTCTTAGCCAACAGCGACACAATGTGCATGCCTCTTGCTCTCAATATTGTTTATTACTTTTAAGCTTCAGCAGCTAGTGTAAATTGGGTGAAAATACCAATGATGTTCCACCAGAGTCTGGATTACTTTGCTAAACTGGAGTGGTTAGGATTAGTGTCTTTTTAATTGAATACTAATTCGGGAAAAACATTTAAGTGAAATCTCAGTATGTAGCAAAAAACGATAAAAGCCTGGTTGTAGACCCAGAACATGTAAGCTAGTTTACCTGCAGGGTAGAAGCAGCTGAGTCGCTGGTCTCTGTCAGTCCCGTGCTTCTTGGAATACTGGACACGATGTATCTGGAGCCCTTTGGCACAGGCTGTCTGACTACCAGCTTTCCCTTCCTCGTCTCCGCTAGAAACATGCTGTACCAGTACGCATCGTTAGACACCAGGGTGGAATCCGCGATGGTGGAGTTCCTCTCGCTGATCACGCTGTTCCTGCAGGGAGGAGCTGCTTTGCTGGGCTTCGGTTTCTGACACTTCAGCACGCAGGTGACCAATATGGTGATCAGTAAAAGAAACGACACCGAGCCCAGTCCGATCACCAGGTAcaggttgaggtcagagaagaTGTCATATTCTAGAGGTACTTCAGTCATGTCAGAGTAGGCTTTGACAGCAGTCTCCACCGTGGACAGCTTGATGGTGACTGTAGCAGAGAGTGCAGGCTCTCCGTTGTCCTTGGCGATGACAACCAGCCGTTGGTGACGTGGGTCTCTGTAACTGAACATTCTCATAGTCCTGATCTCTCCGTTGTATTGATCCAGACTGAATAAGGTGGCGTCAGTCACCTGGAGAAACTGGTATGTTATCCGAGAGTTCTGTACCGAGTCAGTGTCTATAGCTATCACCTTGGAAACTAAAGATCCTTTATCGGTGGATCTGGGGATCTTTTCCTCCACCACGGAGCCTTGTGCGCGCCATGGAGAGACGATGACCGGTGTGTTGTCATTCTGGTCCACAATTATAATGTTCACAGTCACGTTACTGCTGAGTGGAGGGACACCAGAGTCTCTGGCCTCAATGTGGAAAAGAAACTCCTTCTCTATCTCATAGTCAAACGTCTTTAGTGCGTAAAGATTGCCGTTTTCTGGATTGATGGAAAACAGCATAGACATGGAGGTGTTCACGATCCCCTTTTCTATTATAAAATAAACGAGATACTGGTTTTCATGGAGATCAGGATCAAACGCAGTGAGGGAACTTAACAAGGCACCAGGGGCGTTATTCTCTGTAACGGGTATAGTGTAGAACGACTGAGGAAACAGTGGGATGTTGTCGTTAACGTCCAGTAGTTCTAAAGTCATAGTTTCATTTTCAGATAACGGAGGGGATCCCCTGTCGGTAACAGTGAATGTGATGTCATATTCTggcactttctctctgtctaaagGCTCTGAAACTACCAACTCATAAAAGTTATCAGAAGATTCTCTTAGCGCAAAAGGTAAATTATTTGGAATATGTAAATCCACTTCTCCATTTTTACCGGAGTCCTTGTCGCCAATACTAACTACTGCTATCACTGTATCTAATGCTACATTCTCCTTAATTGGACTCTGGAATGATTTAATGGATATTTCAGGATGATTATCATTCATATCTGTTACCAGAATGGTTAATTTACACTGGCCTGATAATGGATTCGCGCCCTTATCAGTTGCTATTACCTCCATATCATATATTCTAAAATCTTCATAATTGATTATTTCCTTAATCGTTATTTCTCCTGTGATAGCGTGTAGACTAAACGTTTCTTGTGTTTTCTCAGACGTGTAAAGACTATATGAGTATACCACGTCTGAATTTGTCCCCTCGTCTAAATCAGTTGCATTCAGTTTGACCACAAGGCTACCAATTGGCGAATTTTCTACAATTTCTATGGTGTAGCTTTCTTTATC
Encoded here:
- the LOC124489007 gene encoding protocadherin beta-15-like; this translates as MELHIDAQAWRWYVSVFLMYFAVLNTISAVTHYSIPEELKEGSVVANLAADLGLDVKTLSKRKMRLDVIANKKYLDVNKETGELYVVEKIDREYLCISKTTCFLKLDATIENPIRMFNIELEVLDINDNAPNFRRDTMHLDISESTPAGERFSLTNAVDPDIGTNSIKTYYLSESDHFNIEIQTGRDGSKFTNLILKQALDREDQAIHDLILTAVDGGIPTRSGTASIIIRVLDTNDNAPQFDKESYTIEIVENSPIGSLVVKLNATDLDEGTNSDVVYSYSLYTSEKTQETFSLHAITGEITIKEIINYEDFRIYDMEVIATDKGANPLSGQCKLTILVTDMNDNHPEISIKSFQSPIKENVALDTVIAVVSIGDKDSGKNGEVDLHIPNNLPFALRESSDNFYELVVSEPLDREKVPEYDITFTVTDRGSPPLSENETMTLELLDVNDNIPLFPQSFYTIPVTENNAPGALLSSLTAFDPDLHENQYLVYFIIEKGIVNTSMSMLFSINPENGNLYALKTFDYEIEKEFLFHIEARDSGVPPLSSNVTVNIIIVDQNDNTPVIVSPWRAQGSVVEEKIPRSTDKGSLVSKVIAIDTDSVQNSRITYQFLQVTDATLFSLDLVIGLGSVSFLLLITILVTCVLKCQKPKPSKAAPPCRNSVISERNSTIADSTLVSNDAYWYSMFLAETRKGKLVVRQPVPKGSRYIVSSIPRSTGLTETSDSAASTLQFPQSFYTIPVTENNAPGALLSSLTAFDPDLHENQYLVYFIIEKEIVNTSMSMLFSINPENGNLYALKTFDYEIEKEFIFHIEARDSGVPPLSSNVTVHIVIMDQNDNTPVIVSPWRAHGSVVEEKIPRSTDKGSLVSKVIAIDTDSVQNSRITYQFLQVTDSTLFSLDQYNGEIRTMRIFSYRDPRHQRLVVIAKDNGEPALSATVTIKFSTVETAVKAYSDMTEVPLEYDIFSDLNLYLVIGLGSVSFLLLITILVTCVLKCQKPNPSKAAPPCRNSVISERNSTIADSTLVSNDAYWYSLFLAETRKGKLVVRQPVPKGSRYIVSSIPRSTGLTETSDSAASTLQTQF